In a genomic window of Leisingera caerulea DSM 24564:
- a CDS encoding [protein-PII] uridylyltransferase family protein, with protein MTTALQITRIPRPFDPELGAEARALVPALSGELADLVAGACGSSPYLSELTGREAGWLPEALQDPGAALETILADCRTLEGAQLKPGLRQAKRRLALLTALCDLSGGWSLEQVTGALTEFGGLSADVAIKAEIANLIRRKKLPGLTEDDVETAGGLTILAMGKMGAHELNYSSDIDLICLFDETRFDPDDFYEARQGMVRATKNMCAALSDRTGDGYVFRTDLRLRPDPAVTPVCLAMEAAERYYESLGRTWERAAYIKARPCAGDIAAGQRFLKTLRPFVWRRHLDFAAIQDAHDIRLRIRESKGTGGALSVPGHDMKLGRGGIREIEFFTQTRQLIAGGRDESLRLRGTVEGLAALAGKGWVPQDAAEQLAAHYRAHREVEHRIQMVHDAQTHRMPKSDDGIARIACLMDRDPEPLMAEIKERLEDVHALTEGFFSAGAVPPPAALPAETAELDGAVIARWPTYPALRSARGAQIFERLKPELLARVAKTAKPAETLLALDGFLAGLPAGVQLFSLFGANPQLIDLLIDIAGTSSELASFLSRNSAVFDAVIGGSFFDPWPGAAELRGELARRLALESDYESRLDATRRWCKEWHFRIGVHHLRGLIDGHQAGAQYAELAEVVIAGITPEVVDHFARKHGPAPGRGAAVLAMGSLGAGQINAQSDLDIIVIYDPGTAEMSEGKRPLATRPYYARLTQAFVTALSAPMSQGRLYEVDMRLRPSGTQGPVAVSLAGFTLYQQNEAWVWEHLALTRARVVAGEDSLAAEIEDFRAGFLAQPRPRGEVQHEVAKMRERLAAAKAPAGVWDAKNGPGRMMDVELISQAGALTSGSGARDVPAGLAGAVAAGWLSDADAEYLGASYRLFWSVQCAARLLSGKAIEADAIGEGGAQFLCRTTGYARLDALEQELQSRYTGCAAIIAEALQGEGADEGQQ; from the coding sequence ATGACGACCGCCCTGCAGATCACCCGCATTCCCCGCCCCTTTGACCCTGAGCTTGGCGCCGAAGCGCGCGCGCTGGTGCCGGCGCTGTCCGGCGAACTGGCCGATCTGGTGGCCGGGGCCTGCGGCTCCAGCCCCTATCTCTCGGAACTCACCGGACGGGAGGCCGGGTGGCTGCCGGAGGCGCTGCAGGATCCCGGCGCGGCGCTGGAAACCATTCTGGCGGATTGCCGGACGCTGGAGGGCGCGCAGCTCAAGCCCGGCCTGCGCCAGGCCAAGCGGCGGCTGGCGCTGCTGACCGCGCTGTGCGACCTCAGCGGCGGCTGGAGCCTGGAGCAGGTGACCGGCGCGCTGACCGAATTCGGCGGGCTGAGCGCGGATGTCGCCATCAAGGCGGAAATCGCCAACCTGATCCGCCGCAAGAAACTGCCGGGCCTGACAGAGGACGACGTGGAAACCGCTGGCGGCCTCACCATCCTGGCGATGGGCAAGATGGGCGCGCATGAGCTGAACTACAGCTCCGACATCGACCTCATCTGCCTGTTCGACGAAACCCGGTTCGATCCGGATGACTTTTATGAGGCGCGCCAGGGCATGGTGCGCGCGACCAAGAACATGTGCGCAGCCCTCAGCGACCGCACCGGTGACGGTTACGTGTTCCGCACCGACCTGCGGCTGCGCCCCGATCCAGCGGTCACGCCCGTCTGCCTGGCGATGGAGGCGGCGGAGCGGTACTATGAGAGCCTGGGCCGCACCTGGGAACGCGCCGCCTATATCAAGGCCCGCCCCTGCGCCGGCGACATCGCCGCGGGCCAGCGGTTTCTCAAGACCCTGCGCCCCTTTGTCTGGCGGCGCCATCTGGATTTTGCCGCCATCCAGGACGCCCATGACATCCGCCTGCGCATCCGGGAAAGCAAGGGCACCGGCGGTGCGCTGAGCGTGCCGGGGCACGACATGAAACTGGGCCGCGGCGGCATCCGCGAAATCGAGTTCTTTACCCAGACCCGGCAGCTGATCGCGGGCGGGCGCGATGAATCCCTGCGCCTGCGCGGCACCGTCGAGGGGCTGGCGGCGCTGGCGGGCAAAGGATGGGTGCCGCAGGACGCGGCAGAGCAGCTGGCGGCGCATTACCGGGCCCACCGGGAGGTCGAGCACCGCATCCAGATGGTGCATGACGCCCAGACCCACCGGATGCCGAAATCCGATGACGGCATCGCCCGTATCGCCTGCCTGATGGACCGCGACCCGGAACCGCTGATGGCGGAAATCAAGGAACGCCTGGAAGACGTGCATGCGCTGACCGAAGGGTTCTTTTCCGCAGGCGCCGTGCCGCCGCCTGCTGCGCTTCCTGCGGAAACGGCGGAACTCGACGGCGCCGTCATCGCCCGCTGGCCGACCTACCCGGCGCTGCGCTCAGCCCGCGGTGCGCAGATCTTCGAACGGCTGAAACCGGAACTGCTGGCCCGGGTTGCCAAGACCGCCAAACCGGCAGAGACGCTGCTGGCGCTTGACGGCTTCCTGGCCGGGCTGCCTGCCGGGGTGCAGCTGTTCTCGCTGTTCGGCGCCAACCCGCAGCTCATCGACCTGCTGATCGATATCGCCGGCACCTCCAGCGAGCTAGCCAGCTTCCTGTCCCGCAACTCCGCCGTGTTTGATGCGGTGATTGGCGGATCCTTCTTTGATCCCTGGCCGGGCGCGGCCGAACTGCGGGGTGAACTGGCCCGCCGCCTGGCCCTGGAAAGCGATTATGAATCCCGCCTCGACGCCACCCGCCGCTGGTGCAAGGAATGGCACTTCCGTATCGGGGTGCATCACCTGCGCGGGCTGATCGACGGCCACCAGGCCGGGGCGCAATACGCCGAACTGGCAGAGGTGGTGATCGCCGGGATCACCCCGGAAGTGGTGGATCACTTCGCCCGTAAACACGGCCCCGCACCGGGCCGCGGCGCGGCGGTGCTGGCGATGGGCTCGCTCGGGGCCGGGCAGATCAACGCGCAATCCGATCTCGACATCATCGTGATCTACGACCCCGGCACGGCAGAGATGTCAGAGGGCAAACGCCCGCTGGCCACGCGCCCCTATTACGCCCGTCTTACCCAGGCTTTTGTCACCGCGCTGTCGGCGCCAATGTCGCAGGGCCGCCTCTACGAGGTCGACATGCGGCTGCGCCCCTCCGGCACCCAGGGTCCGGTGGCGGTCAGCCTGGCGGGTTTCACCCTCTACCAGCAGAACGAGGCCTGGGTCTGGGAGCATCTGGCGCTGACCCGCGCCCGGGTGGTTGCAGGGGAGGACAGCCTGGCCGCGGAAATTGAGGATTTCCGCGCGGGCTTCCTGGCGCAGCCGCGGCCGCGCGGCGAGGTGCAGCACGAGGTGGCGAAGATGCGCGAAAGGCTGGCCGCCGCCAAGGCTCCGGCGGGTGTCTGGGACGCCAAGAACGGGCCCGGGCGGATGATGGATGTGGAGCTGATCTCGCAAGCGGGGGCGCTGACCTCCGGCTCCGGCGCGCGCGATGTGCCCGCAGGCCTGGCCGGGGCTGTCGCTGCCGGATGGCTGAGTGACGCGGATGCAGAATACCTCGGCGCCAGTTACCGGCTATTCTGGTCCGTGCAATGCGCAGCGCGGCTGCTCTCCGGCAAGGCCATCGAGGCTGATGCCATCGGCGAGGGCGGGGCGCAGTTCCTCTGCCGCACCACCGGCTATGCCCGGCTGGATGCTCTGGAGCAGGAGCTGCAGTCCCGCTACACAGGCTGCGCTGCGATCATAGCGGAAGCCTTGCAAGGAGAAGGGGCGGATGAAGGGCAGCAGTGA
- a CDS encoding RSP_2647 family RNA methyltransferase, with protein sequence MTASPDAPQRPRVKMKPKSNARAIRHGFPWVYANELVTDRRTRNLAPGTLAVLEDEAQRPLGLVSVNPESKIIARMLDRDPEAQIDQAWFAARLTRALEMRERLYDAPFYRLVHAESDGLPGVVIDRFGGTCVVQPNAAWAEAHLDMLAAALADVTGAEVILKNATGRTRGLEGLDDVNQTLLGEAPAAPVPVMMNGATYMADLTGGQKTGLFFDQRENHAFAARLTAPGAKVLDVFSHVGGFGLAMLAGGAGQATCVDGSAAALELAVQGAEAGGFKDKLTARQGDAFDVLAALGQEGETFDVVICDPPAFAPSKQALEAGLRAYERVAKLAAPLVKPGGYLGLCSCSHAADLSRFRNASARGIGKAGRCGALIHTGYAGPDHPQLPQLAESGYLKAVFFRLD encoded by the coding sequence ATGACAGCCTCCCCTGATGCGCCGCAGCGCCCCCGCGTGAAAATGAAGCCCAAGTCCAACGCCCGCGCCATCCGGCACGGGTTTCCTTGGGTTTATGCCAACGAGCTGGTCACCGACCGGCGCACCCGCAATCTGGCGCCCGGCACCCTGGCGGTGCTGGAAGACGAGGCGCAGCGCCCGCTGGGGCTGGTTTCGGTCAATCCCGAAAGCAAGATCATTGCCCGGATGCTGGACCGTGACCCGGAGGCGCAGATTGATCAGGCCTGGTTCGCCGCACGCCTGACCCGCGCGCTTGAGATGCGCGAACGGCTGTATGATGCGCCGTTCTACCGGCTGGTCCATGCCGAATCCGATGGCCTCCCCGGCGTTGTGATAGACCGCTTCGGCGGCACTTGCGTGGTGCAGCCCAACGCCGCCTGGGCCGAGGCGCATCTGGACATGCTCGCCGCCGCCCTGGCAGACGTGACCGGCGCTGAAGTTATCCTGAAAAACGCGACAGGCCGCACCCGCGGGCTGGAAGGCCTCGATGACGTGAACCAGACCCTGCTGGGCGAGGCGCCCGCCGCGCCGGTGCCAGTCATGATGAACGGCGCCACCTATATGGCCGACCTTACCGGCGGCCAGAAGACCGGCCTGTTCTTCGATCAGCGCGAAAACCACGCCTTTGCCGCGCGCCTGACCGCGCCGGGCGCCAAGGTGCTGGATGTGTTCTCCCACGTCGGCGGCTTCGGCCTGGCGATGCTGGCGGGCGGAGCAGGGCAGGCCACCTGCGTCGACGGCTCTGCCGCCGCGCTGGAACTGGCCGTCCAGGGCGCTGAGGCCGGAGGCTTCAAAGACAAGCTCACCGCCCGCCAGGGCGATGCGTTCGACGTGCTGGCGGCCCTGGGGCAGGAGGGCGAGACCTTTGATGTGGTGATCTGCGACCCGCCCGCCTTTGCGCCCTCGAAGCAGGCGCTGGAAGCGGGCTTGCGCGCTTATGAGCGCGTGGCCAAGCTGGCCGCGCCGCTGGTAAAGCCGGGCGGCTACCTCGGCCTGTGCTCCTGCTCGCACGCCGCTGATCTGTCCCGGTTCCGCAACGCCTCGGCCCGCGGCATCGGCAAAGCGGGCCGCTGCGGCGCGCTCATCCACACCGGTTATGCAGGCCCCGACCACCCGCAGCTGCCGCAGCTGGCCGAAAGCGGCTATCTGAAGGCCGTGTTCTTCCGGCTGGACTGA
- a CDS encoding M48 family metallopeptidase, with the protein MLRLMPILLAVLYGLVMYRISVWRTSRELDQRSTELADPRLKRLTDRLAAALNIARIPVHIYEVDPVNGLAAPDGRIFITRGFYRKYQNGEVSAEELASVIAHELGHVALGHARKRIIDFSGQNALRTALMLILGRYIPFIGPWIAGALTSLLAARLSRGDEYEADEYAAALLTKAGIGLAPQKSLFAKLEELTQARAGMAPAWLMSHPKTDERIAALERLEAKWSRG; encoded by the coding sequence ATGCTGCGCCTCATGCCAATTCTGCTGGCCGTGCTTTATGGCCTTGTGATGTACCGGATTTCCGTCTGGCGCACCAGCCGCGAGCTGGACCAGCGCTCAACCGAGCTGGCGGACCCGCGGCTGAAGCGGCTGACCGACCGGCTGGCAGCGGCGCTGAACATCGCCCGCATCCCGGTGCATATCTATGAAGTCGACCCGGTGAACGGGCTGGCGGCGCCGGACGGGCGGATTTTCATCACCCGCGGCTTTTACCGCAAATACCAGAACGGCGAGGTGAGCGCAGAGGAGCTGGCCAGCGTGATCGCGCATGAGCTGGGCCATGTCGCGCTGGGGCATGCGCGTAAGCGGATCATCGACTTTTCCGGCCAGAATGCGCTGCGCACGGCGCTGATGCTGATCCTGGGACGTTACATCCCCTTTATCGGCCCCTGGATTGCCGGGGCGCTGACCTCGCTGCTGGCGGCGCGGCTGTCGCGCGGGGATGAATATGAGGCGGACGAATATGCCGCAGCGCTGCTGACCAAGGCGGGGATCGGGCTGGCCCCGCAGAAAAGCCTGTTTGCCAAGCTGGAAGAGCTGACCCAGGCGCGGGCCGGCATGGCGCCTGCCTGGCTGATGAGCCACCCCAAGACAGATGAGCGTATCGCCGCGCTGGAGCGGCTGGAAGCGAAATGGTCCAGGGGCTGA
- a CDS encoding RSP_2648 family PIN domain-containing protein — MKLLLDTCVLYPTVMREMLLGAARLGHFTPLWSARILGEWERAALKLGPEGAAQASAEIALARANWPKAEVAPAPGIEARLWLPDSGDTHVLAAAIAGHADAIVTVNNKDFPRHTLAEEGLERLGPDELLYRFWLQDSSGMEALGAQVLAEANRLSGGAWQIRPLLKKARLPRLAKALSSSL, encoded by the coding sequence GTGAAGCTGCTCCTCGACACTTGCGTGCTCTACCCGACGGTGATGCGGGAGATGCTCCTGGGCGCGGCGCGCCTGGGCCATTTCACCCCGCTGTGGTCCGCCCGGATCCTGGGTGAGTGGGAGCGCGCGGCGCTGAAACTCGGCCCCGAAGGCGCGGCGCAGGCATCGGCAGAGATTGCCCTGGCCCGCGCCAATTGGCCCAAGGCCGAAGTCGCCCCCGCACCGGGGATTGAGGCGCGCCTCTGGCTGCCCGACAGCGGTGACACCCATGTGCTTGCCGCCGCCATCGCAGGCCATGCCGACGCCATCGTGACGGTCAACAACAAGGACTTCCCCCGCCACACCCTGGCGGAGGAAGGGCTGGAGCGCCTTGGCCCGGATGAACTCCTCTACCGCTTCTGGCTTCAGGACAGCAGCGGCATGGAGGCGCTCGGCGCGCAGGTGCTGGCCGAGGCCAACCGCCTCTCCGGTGGCGCCTGGCAAATCCGCCCGCTGCTCAAGAAAGCCCGCCTGCCGCGGCTGGCCAAGGCCCTCTCGTCTTCTTTGTGA
- a CDS encoding threonine/serine exporter family protein, with protein MAPLSQLRNIADTGETLHRSGCAPYKIEKYLQFYARKQGINVIVQATPTSISCQFPDEDNQFIIRRLEPAQINLSLLARTIIRINAVEDPGIEEPGRYPAWLIMLANIAIPPAFLTLIGSALTTIALSAVLGFLVWLCQLFCRGDRVILVEFLSALVAGLAVSLVSSMGVEVPVWGTCIAAIVLFVPGLSIANSLECLAFNDVISGSSLFAQSIFVLMKLFIGIYIGVSIGAALWGATPHVENVNEVLWWMPYLALPALSFSIGVIFNARLVDIVRALPVTVLGMWGPLYLGFGGGWIVGTWVTAMCITLYGTWLAKTLNLTGAIYIVQGILILVPGSRVLMSATQSLFNETLMADASIGLSALLMFSAIVAGQVTALALYAQKNRNLAS; from the coding sequence ATGGCACCCCTGTCTCAGCTCCGCAACATCGCAGACACAGGCGAGACCCTGCACCGCAGCGGCTGCGCGCCCTACAAGATCGAGAAGTACCTGCAGTTCTATGCCAGAAAGCAGGGCATCAATGTGATCGTGCAGGCCACTCCCACCTCTATCTCCTGCCAGTTCCCGGATGAGGACAACCAGTTCATCATCCGCCGCCTGGAACCCGCCCAGATCAACCTCAGCCTGCTGGCGCGCACCATCATCCGCATCAACGCGGTGGAGGACCCGGGGATCGAGGAGCCGGGCCGCTATCCTGCCTGGCTGATCATGCTGGCCAATATTGCCATTCCGCCTGCCTTCCTGACCCTGATCGGCAGCGCGCTCACCACCATTGCGCTGTCGGCGGTGCTGGGTTTTCTGGTCTGGCTCTGCCAGCTGTTCTGCCGCGGCGACCGGGTGATCCTGGTCGAATTTCTGTCGGCGCTGGTAGCGGGGCTGGCGGTGTCGCTGGTCAGCAGCATGGGGGTGGAGGTTCCGGTCTGGGGCACCTGCATCGCCGCCATCGTGCTGTTCGTGCCGGGGCTGTCGATTGCCAACTCCCTGGAATGCCTGGCCTTCAACGACGTGATCTCCGGCTCCAGCCTGTTTGCCCAGTCGATCTTCGTGCTGATGAAACTTTTCATCGGCATCTACATCGGCGTCAGCATCGGCGCGGCACTGTGGGGGGCAACGCCGCATGTGGAGAATGTGAACGAAGTTTTGTGGTGGATGCCCTATCTGGCGCTGCCCGCGCTGTCGTTCTCGATCGGGGTGATCTTCAATGCCCGGCTGGTGGATATCGTGCGGGCACTGCCGGTTACGGTGCTGGGCATGTGGGGGCCGCTCTACCTCGGCTTCGGCGGCGGCTGGATCGTCGGCACCTGGGTCACCGCCATGTGCATCACGCTGTACGGCACCTGGCTTGCCAAAACGCTGAACCTGACCGGTGCGATCTACATCGTGCAGGGCATCCTGATTCTGGTCCCCGGCAGCCGGGTGCTGATGAGCGCGACGCAGTCGCTGTTCAATGAAACCCTGATGGCGGACGCCAGCATCGGCCTGTCGGCCCTGCTGATGTTCTCGGCCATCGTGGCGGGGCAGGTGACGGCGCTGGCGCTTTATGCGCAGAAGAACCGCAACCTCGCCAGTTAG